A genomic window from Cloacibacillus evryensis DSM 19522 includes:
- the lysS gene encoding lysine--tRNA ligase — MPEEEIFRQRKDKLMRLRAEEGYDPFQQDHYEVKQTLGYVREHYEHLKPEEWSEDEIQTAGRIIVLRRHGKTAFATFEDERDRLQLCFQFDVLGEKDYTFFKKWVDAGDFIGLVGVPFRTQRGELTLSVKKFTLLSKALRPMPEKYHGLKDMEVRYRQRYADLIANPEVRETFRKRTKIIQTFRRVLDAHGTLEVQTPILSTIAGGANARPFVTHHNTLDIDMYMRIATELHLKRLVVGMLGRVYEIGQQFRNEGMDQRHNPEFTSMEVYWPYGNYVDMMNLAEELIVACADELGGRVINYQGTEIDLNPPFRRATMAELVNEHVGIDFMNITDEEARRQAALRGLEITPSYTRFDILPIFFEEYVEENLIQPTFVIGHPTVISPLSKRNKENPDVTDRFELFIYGWEFANAFSELNDPLDQRERFTDQARKKDEGDEESHPFDEDFINALEYGLPPTGGMGVGIDRTVMLLTDSKSIRDVILFPTMKPKD; from the coding sequence ATGCCCGAAGAGGAGATTTTTCGCCAGCGCAAGGACAAGCTTATGCGCCTGCGCGCCGAAGAGGGGTACGACCCCTTCCAGCAGGACCATTACGAGGTAAAGCAGACCCTCGGCTATGTGAGGGAGCATTACGAACACCTCAAGCCCGAGGAGTGGTCTGAGGACGAGATACAGACGGCGGGGCGCATCATCGTGCTGCGCCGCCACGGCAAGACGGCCTTCGCGACCTTTGAGGACGAGCGCGACCGCCTTCAGCTCTGCTTCCAGTTTGACGTGCTCGGCGAAAAAGACTACACATTTTTCAAGAAGTGGGTCGACGCGGGAGACTTCATCGGCCTTGTCGGCGTGCCCTTCCGTACCCAGCGCGGCGAACTGACGCTCTCGGTCAAGAAGTTCACGCTGCTCTCAAAGGCGCTGCGTCCGATGCCGGAGAAGTATCACGGACTGAAGGATATGGAGGTCCGCTACCGCCAGCGCTACGCCGACCTCATCGCCAACCCCGAGGTGCGCGAGACCTTCCGCAAACGCACGAAGATAATCCAGACCTTCCGCCGGGTGCTTGACGCGCACGGTACGCTTGAGGTGCAGACGCCGATCCTCTCGACGATCGCCGGCGGCGCGAACGCCCGCCCCTTCGTCACGCACCACAACACGCTCGACATCGACATGTACATGCGCATCGCCACGGAGCTTCATCTGAAGCGCCTCGTCGTCGGTATGCTCGGACGCGTTTACGAGATCGGCCAGCAGTTCCGCAACGAGGGCATGGACCAGCGCCACAATCCTGAATTCACCTCGATGGAGGTCTACTGGCCCTACGGAAATTACGTCGATATGATGAACCTCGCGGAAGAGCTGATCGTCGCCTGCGCTGACGAGCTTGGCGGCCGCGTGATCAACTACCAGGGAACGGAGATCGACCTCAACCCGCCCTTCCGCCGCGCGACGATGGCGGAACTCGTCAACGAACATGTCGGCATCGACTTCATGAACATCACCGACGAAGAGGCGCGCCGTCAGGCCGCGCTGCGCGGGCTGGAGATAACACCCTCCTACACGCGTTTCGACATCCTGCCGATTTTCTTTGAGGAATATGTCGAGGAAAACCTCATCCAGCCGACATTCGTCATCGGCCACCCGACCGTCATCTCGCCGCTCTCGAAGCGCAACAAAGAGAACCCCGATGTGACTGACCGCTTCGAACTTTTCATCTACGGATGGGAATTCGCCAACGCCTTCAGCGAGCTCAACGATCCTCTCGACCAGCGCGAGCGCTTCACGGATCAGGCCCGTAAAAAGGATGAGGGCGACGAGGAATCGCACCCATTCGACGAAGACTTTATCAACGCGCTGGAATACGGCCTGCCGCCGACGGGCGGCATGGGCGTGGGGATCGACCGTACCGTCATGCTGCTCACGGACTCCAAGAGCATCCGCGACGTCATCCTCTTCCCCACGATGAAGCCCAAGGATTAG
- the gatA gene encoding Asp-tRNA(Asn)/Glu-tRNA(Gln) amidotransferase subunit GatA, whose amino-acid sequence MMEFHKLSAREIAAGVREKKFTAEEVARGVIERIKKYDKKYNSIVTLCEERAVAEAKKIDGMVARGEDPGALAGVPFAVKDNFCTDGIETTCCSKMLKGWVPHYDAAAVKNMKEAGAVLIGKANMDEFAMGSTTESSIFGPTLNPRDVTRVPGGSSGGSAAAVAAGFVPVALGSDTGGSVRQPAAFCGVQGMKPSYGQISRFGIVAYASSLDQVGPLTRNIGDMALLMDVLAKEDPNDTTCDAYERPSFTEAVASASLAGKKVAVLTGFDKDSMDRPLVEAIDRAVAICREAGAEITEAKLPITMEHTVACYYMVALGDASSKLACYDGMRYGHHADGKNLSEMYKKSRMEGFGEEVRKRILVGTCILTRGYYENYFVPATKVRQLISNEFKELFKEADLLICPISPALAYKRGLGEEDPVRMYLGDVFTTIANLAGLPSVSLNLGFTPEGLPTNVQLLAPRFGDAELLSYASVIENRAGAPAAAEITEGEC is encoded by the coding sequence ATGATGGAATTTCACAAACTTTCCGCGCGTGAGATAGCCGCCGGCGTCAGAGAAAAAAAATTCACCGCCGAAGAGGTTGCGCGCGGCGTCATCGAACGGATCAAAAAATACGATAAAAAGTACAATTCGATAGTCACGCTCTGCGAGGAACGGGCTGTCGCCGAGGCGAAAAAGATCGACGGGATGGTCGCGCGCGGGGAAGATCCCGGCGCGCTCGCCGGCGTTCCCTTCGCCGTCAAAGACAACTTCTGCACAGACGGCATCGAAACCACCTGCTGCAGCAAAATGCTCAAAGGCTGGGTGCCGCACTACGACGCCGCCGCCGTCAAAAATATGAAAGAGGCGGGAGCCGTGCTGATCGGCAAGGCCAACATGGACGAGTTCGCGATGGGCAGCACCACCGAGAGCTCCATCTTCGGCCCGACACTCAACCCGCGCGACGTCACGCGCGTGCCCGGCGGCAGCTCCGGCGGCAGCGCGGCGGCGGTCGCGGCGGGATTCGTCCCCGTGGCCCTCGGCAGCGATACCGGCGGTTCCGTGCGCCAGCCCGCCGCCTTCTGCGGCGTGCAGGGAATGAAGCCCTCCTACGGGCAGATCAGCCGCTTCGGCATCGTCGCCTACGCCTCCTCGCTCGATCAGGTCGGCCCGCTGACGAGAAACATCGGCGACATGGCCCTTCTTATGGATGTGCTCGCGAAAGAGGACCCCAACGACACCACCTGCGACGCCTATGAGCGCCCCTCCTTCACGGAAGCAGTCGCCAGCGCCTCGCTCGCCGGTAAAAAGGTAGCAGTGCTGACGGGCTTCGACAAAGATAGTATGGACAGGCCGCTTGTTGAAGCCATTGACCGTGCCGTCGCGATATGCCGCGAGGCGGGGGCTGAAATAACCGAGGCGAAACTGCCCATAACGATGGAACACACCGTCGCCTGCTACTACATGGTGGCGCTCGGCGACGCGAGCTCCAAGCTCGCCTGCTACGACGGCATGCGCTACGGCCACCACGCCGACGGCAAAAACCTCTCCGAAATGTATAAAAAGAGCCGCATGGAGGGCTTCGGAGAAGAGGTGCGCAAGCGCATCCTCGTCGGCACCTGCATACTTACCCGCGGTTACTACGAAAACTATTTCGTGCCCGCGACGAAGGTGCGCCAGCTCATTTCCAACGAATTCAAGGAGCTTTTCAAAGAGGCCGACCTCCTCATCTGCCCGATCTCCCCTGCCCTCGCCTACAAGCGCGGCCTGGGGGAAGAAGATCCCGTAAGGATGTACCTGGGCGACGTCTTTACGACCATCGCCAACCTTGCCGGACTGCCGAGCGTCAGCCTTAACCTCGGGTTCACGCCGGAGGGACTCCCGACCAACGTCCAGCTGCTTGCACCGCGTTTTGGAGACGCGGAACTTCTATCCTACGCCTCCGTCATCGAAAACAGGGCCGGCGCTCCGGCGGCGGCCGAGATCACGGAAGGGGAGTGCTAA
- a CDS encoding type III pantothenate kinase: protein MLLVFDIGNTNTVMGIYKGEELINKWRLTSKKQTSDEVGFMVLGLLAASGISKGDIDGAIFGSVVPSLDEMFREGVRKYLGLECIRVSTKLDTGLEIKMKNPTGLGADRLLNAVAGIEKYGKPLIVVDLGTTITLDVVSREGAYLGGVIAPGMEIGMESLFSRAAKLPQIELVAPENYIGGNTVEAIQSGIIYGTAGMVDRMIKGIFKELGGPCRVVVTGGHAPIIAKYSNRVDTVDQWLTLDGLRILYERNRLGK, encoded by the coding sequence ATGCTCCTCGTGTTCGACATTGGAAACACAAATACAGTTATGGGTATCTACAAAGGTGAAGAACTCATCAATAAGTGGCGTCTCACATCAAAGAAGCAGACCTCGGACGAGGTCGGTTTTATGGTCCTCGGGCTGCTGGCGGCCTCCGGGATATCCAAAGGCGATATCGACGGCGCGATATTCGGCAGCGTCGTTCCCTCCCTTGACGAGATGTTCCGCGAGGGAGTGCGCAAATACCTCGGCCTGGAATGTATAAGGGTCTCCACTAAACTTGACACCGGCCTCGAAATAAAGATGAAAAACCCGACCGGGCTCGGCGCCGACCGCTTGCTCAACGCCGTTGCCGGCATCGAAAAGTACGGAAAGCCGCTTATCGTCGTCGACCTCGGAACGACGATCACCCTTGACGTCGTCTCCCGCGAGGGGGCCTATCTCGGCGGCGTCATCGCGCCCGGAATGGAGATCGGCATGGAATCGCTCTTTTCACGGGCGGCGAAGCTGCCGCAGATAGAACTTGTCGCCCCGGAAAACTATATCGGCGGCAACACCGTCGAGGCGATACAGTCCGGCATTATTTACGGCACCGCCGGTATGGTCGACAGGATGATAAAGGGCATCTTCAAGGAGCTTGGCGGCCCCTGCCGCGTCGTCGTCACCGGCGGGCACGCGCCGATCATCGCGAAATACTCAAACCGCGTGGATACCGTGGACCAGTGGCTGACGCTTGACGGGCTGCGCATACTGTACGAGAGGAACCGCCTTGGAAAATAG
- the ligA gene encoding NAD-dependent DNA ligase LigA — MSDFENLKKRAEELRGELERHARLYYEQDAPEISDFQYDGLMRELQDIEKEHPELITPDSPTHRVGGAPREGFVKVAHAVPMMSLDNALDRAELASFYAKLCEALGDEKAEVVCEPKIDGLAVSLVYEDGLFVSGSTRGDGQIGEEVTANLRTIRSLPLRLAKPLPGRFEVRGEVCIDKKGFAALNAAREEKGESLFANPRNAAAGSLRTLDPRETARRNLKIYLYQIIEPEKFGISTQRQMLDEIAALGLPMQGSDLLCSSMAEISSYLDLWETKRFEHPIDTDGVVVKLNNIALRAVLGVTAKAPKWAIAFKFPPEEKLTQVREIEVGVGRTGVLTPTAIFDPVHLAGTVVRRANLHNQDEIDAMDLRVLDYVWVRKAGEIIPEVVRVEHDRRPEGTLPFKIPDECPVCGSHAVRLPGESAVKCTNSACPAQVKERIIYFASRSAMDISGLGEKIVDQLVENGLIRDYADIYDLKAERLAALDRLGEKSAQNLVAAIEKSKSRPLGAVINALGIGSIGEKTANDLAERYRSLRKLEKTARESEPELELTDGIGPVIAQSLHAWFTEPHNELLLARLEAAGIRFESNEPARDRTALPWNGLKFVLTGELSRMTRAEAGEKIKALGGATVESVSKKTSYVIVGESPGSKYLKAQALGVPILDETAFLEKLEEAERAI; from the coding sequence ATGAGCGATTTCGAAAATCTGAAAAAGAGAGCGGAGGAGCTGCGCGGCGAGCTTGAACGCCACGCGCGGCTCTATTACGAGCAGGACGCGCCGGAGATTTCGGATTTTCAGTATGACGGGCTCATGCGCGAACTGCAGGACATAGAAAAAGAACATCCCGAGCTGATAACGCCGGATTCCCCGACGCACAGGGTCGGCGGCGCGCCGCGCGAGGGATTTGTGAAGGTCGCCCATGCCGTCCCGATGATGAGCCTCGACAACGCCCTTGACCGCGCGGAGCTCGCCTCCTTTTACGCAAAACTCTGCGAGGCGCTCGGCGACGAAAAGGCCGAAGTCGTATGCGAGCCGAAGATCGACGGTCTCGCCGTCTCGCTCGTCTACGAGGACGGCCTCTTCGTCAGCGGTTCCACGCGAGGCGACGGGCAGATAGGCGAAGAGGTCACGGCGAACCTCCGCACGATCAGGAGCCTCCCGCTGAGGCTCGCGAAGCCTTTGCCGGGGCGTTTTGAGGTGCGCGGGGAGGTCTGCATCGACAAAAAGGGCTTCGCCGCCTTAAACGCCGCGCGCGAGGAAAAGGGCGAGAGCCTCTTCGCGAACCCGCGCAACGCGGCGGCCGGCAGCCTCCGCACGCTTGACCCGCGGGAGACGGCGCGGCGGAACCTGAAAATCTATCTCTACCAGATCATCGAACCGGAGAAATTCGGCATCTCGACACAGCGGCAGATGCTCGACGAGATCGCCGCGCTGGGGCTGCCGATGCAGGGCTCGGACCTGCTCTGTTCCTCGATGGCGGAGATATCTTCGTACCTTGACTTGTGGGAGACGAAACGCTTCGAGCACCCGATCGATACCGACGGAGTCGTCGTCAAGCTCAACAACATCGCGCTGCGCGCGGTGCTTGGCGTCACCGCGAAAGCCCCGAAATGGGCGATCGCCTTCAAGTTCCCGCCCGAAGAAAAGCTGACGCAGGTGCGCGAGATCGAGGTCGGCGTCGGGCGCACCGGCGTCCTCACGCCGACCGCGATATTCGACCCCGTGCATCTGGCGGGCACCGTGGTGCGCCGCGCTAACCTTCACAACCAGGATGAAATAGACGCGATGGACCTCCGCGTGCTGGACTATGTCTGGGTCCGCAAGGCCGGCGAGATCATCCCCGAGGTGGTGCGCGTCGAGCATGACAGACGCCCCGAGGGGACCCTGCCCTTCAAGATCCCCGACGAATGCCCCGTCTGCGGCTCGCACGCCGTGCGGCTGCCGGGCGAGTCGGCCGTCAAATGCACGAACAGCGCCTGCCCCGCGCAGGTGAAGGAGCGCATAATATACTTCGCCTCGCGTTCGGCGATGGATATTTCCGGCCTCGGAGAGAAGATAGTCGATCAGCTTGTGGAAAACGGCCTCATCCGCGATTACGCCGACATTTATGACCTTAAGGCGGAGCGGCTCGCCGCTCTGGACCGTCTCGGCGAGAAATCGGCGCAGAACCTTGTCGCCGCGATAGAAAAATCAAAGAGCCGTCCGCTCGGCGCGGTGATAAACGCGCTCGGCATCGGCAGCATCGGCGAAAAAACGGCGAACGACCTTGCCGAACGCTACCGTTCGCTGAGAAAACTTGAAAAGACGGCGCGCGAAAGCGAGCCGGAGCTTGAACTCACCGACGGCATCGGCCCGGTGATCGCCCAGTCCCTCCACGCCTGGTTTACCGAGCCGCATAACGAGCTGCTGCTCGCGCGCCTCGAGGCGGCGGGAATACGCTTTGAATCAAACGAACCGGCACGCGACCGAACGGCGTTGCCGTGGAACGGCCTTAAATTCGTGCTCACGGGCGAGCTGTCGCGGATGACGCGGGCCGAGGCCGGCGAAAAGATTAAGGCGCTCGGCGGCGCGACCGTCGAAAGCGTCAGTAAAAAGACGAGCTACGTGATCGTCGGCGAGTCGCCGGGAAGCAAATACCTCAAGGCCCAGGCGCTCGGCGTGCCGATCCTTGACGAAACGGCCTTTTTGGAGAAACTTGAAGAGGCGGAGCGGGCGATCTGA
- a CDS encoding tRNA dihydrouridine synthase: MENSEGRLFCPRIPGWPRRVGGVEAENPLWLAPLAGITFGSFRRFHRALGAGLVHTEMVSALGLKYNGRKTKELLHGSADESPCVLQIFGSNADDILRGAEIALEIRSFEALEVNMACPMPKVTKKGGGSRLMENPKEATAIMRRLKQLSLPVWAKVRIMPKNAEEPTSDFCERLFDGGADFVFVHGRTPAQRYEGAASRDSVEEVARLYPGRIGGSGDCYRPEDFIDYMDRGCAAVLAARGVLRDAFLIPRSLKAMGGTVPEEFCDPAPEAQTKILLELGGSIYNTEGGPLALTIARRMLGALFKGFAGASQLRRAGATAKSWPEMEELLKNWRNAGPEEPGLKSDV, encoded by the coding sequence TTGGAAAATAGCGAAGGCCGCCTTTTCTGCCCGCGGATACCGGGCTGGCCGCGCCGCGTCGGCGGCGTGGAGGCGGAAAACCCTCTCTGGCTCGCGCCGCTCGCGGGCATTACTTTCGGCTCTTTTCGCCGTTTTCACCGCGCCCTGGGAGCCGGGCTCGTCCATACGGAGATGGTGAGCGCGCTTGGGCTGAAATACAACGGGCGCAAGACGAAAGAGCTGCTTCACGGCAGCGCGGACGAAAGTCCGTGCGTGCTGCAGATCTTCGGCTCTAACGCGGATGATATACTTCGCGGCGCGGAGATCGCGCTTGAGATAAGGAGTTTTGAGGCGCTGGAGGTCAACATGGCCTGCCCGATGCCGAAGGTCACCAAGAAGGGCGGCGGTTCAAGGCTGATGGAGAACCCCAAAGAGGCGACGGCGATAATGCGCCGCCTCAAGCAGCTGAGTCTGCCCGTGTGGGCGAAGGTGCGCATAATGCCGAAGAACGCGGAAGAACCGACTTCGGATTTCTGTGAGAGGCTTTTTGACGGCGGCGCCGACTTTGTCTTCGTGCACGGGCGCACCCCCGCGCAGAGGTATGAGGGCGCGGCCTCGCGGGATTCCGTGGAGGAGGTCGCGCGTCTTTACCCGGGCAGGATCGGCGGAAGCGGCGATTGTTACCGCCCGGAGGATTTTATCGATTATATGGACAGAGGCTGCGCCGCGGTGCTGGCCGCGCGCGGGGTGCTGCGCGACGCCTTTCTGATCCCCAGGAGCCTTAAAGCGATGGGAGGGACGGTGCCGGAAGAGTTCTGCGATCCCGCTCCCGAGGCGCAGACAAAGATCCTTCTCGAACTCGGCGGCAGCATCTATAATACCGAAGGCGGGCCGCTTGCGCTGACGATAGCGCGGAGGATGCTCGGCGCCCTTTTCAAGGGGTTTGCGGGGGCCTCGCAGCTGCGGCGCGCGGGAGCGACGGCCAAAAGCTGGCCGGAGATGGAAGAACTGCTGAAAAATTGGCGGAACGCCGGCCCGGAAGAGCCGGGACTGAAGAGTGACGTGTAA
- the gatB gene encoding Asp-tRNA(Asn)/Glu-tRNA(Gln) amidotransferase subunit GatB — protein MKRQVVIGLEIHLQLKTKTKLFCGCSSDYIGATPNTNVCPICLAVPGTLPVINDHAVDLAVKMGLGLHCDIQDNTRFHRKHYFYADLPKAYQITQYEHAIAQGGYLDVIVDGKPKRVHLDHLHLEEDAGKLVHPTADGRLSGAAYSFVDYNRGGMPLSEIVSMPDMNSPAEAIAYVTQIRQLARYLGASDGEMESGSLRVDVNVSLSNPDGSLGTRVELKNINSLKSIERALEYEIARQNRVLDEGGSLAQETRLWDDAAGVTRSMRSKEGARDYRYYVEMDLAPIDAKPEYVEKIRASLPEMPWDKRDRFVKQYGLSLEESQQITEQREMADYYEEMVAAGAPAIKAANWARMEVQRLLREDAIDIAAFPVTAKDLGTLIAKVEKKELSNTQAKDVLAAMYGEKLSLEAAMKKCGAAGGRLTGDALKAVIEKVFAAEPGAVETIKSGADKKGAKTKFLQGLVMRETRGSADPAEVAKTLAEMLK, from the coding sequence ATGAAAAGACAGGTCGTTATCGGACTTGAAATACACCTCCAGTTAAAGACGAAGACGAAACTCTTCTGCGGCTGTTCTTCGGACTATATCGGCGCGACGCCTAACACCAACGTCTGCCCCATCTGCCTCGCGGTGCCGGGCACTCTGCCGGTCATCAACGACCACGCCGTGGACCTCGCCGTAAAAATGGGGCTGGGGCTTCACTGCGACATTCAGGATAACACGCGCTTCCACCGGAAACACTACTTTTACGCGGACCTGCCGAAGGCCTATCAGATAACGCAGTACGAGCACGCCATCGCCCAGGGCGGATACCTTGACGTCATCGTGGACGGCAAACCGAAGCGGGTGCATCTTGACCATCTGCACCTTGAAGAGGACGCCGGCAAGCTCGTGCATCCGACCGCGGACGGCCGCCTTTCGGGCGCGGCCTACTCGTTCGTCGACTACAACCGCGGCGGCATGCCGCTCTCCGAGATCGTCTCCATGCCGGACATGAACTCGCCGGCGGAGGCCATCGCCTACGTGACGCAGATACGCCAGCTCGCGCGCTACCTTGGCGCCTCAGACGGCGAAATGGAATCCGGCTCGCTGCGCGTCGACGTCAACGTCTCGCTCTCGAACCCAGACGGCTCGCTCGGCACTCGCGTCGAACTGAAAAACATCAACTCGCTCAAATCGATCGAACGCGCTCTCGAATATGAGATCGCGCGCCAGAACCGCGTCCTCGACGAAGGCGGCAGCCTCGCGCAGGAGACGCGCCTCTGGGACGACGCGGCGGGAGTCACCCGCTCCATGCGCAGCAAAGAGGGCGCGCGCGACTACCGTTACTACGTCGAAATGGACCTCGCACCGATCGACGCGAAGCCCGAATACGTCGAAAAGATCCGCGCCAGCCTGCCCGAGATGCCGTGGGACAAGCGCGACCGCTTCGTAAAGCAGTACGGCCTTTCGCTCGAAGAGAGCCAGCAGATCACCGAACAGCGTGAAATGGCCGACTACTATGAAGAGATGGTCGCCGCCGGCGCCCCGGCCATTAAAGCGGCGAACTGGGCGCGCATGGAGGTGCAGCGCCTGCTGCGCGAAGATGCTATCGACATTGCCGCCTTCCCCGTCACGGCGAAGGATCTCGGCACGCTGATCGCGAAGGTGGAGAAAAAAGAGCTCTCCAACACGCAGGCCAAAGATGTCCTCGCCGCGATGTACGGCGAAAAACTCAGCCTCGAGGCCGCGATGAAAAAATGCGGCGCGGCGGGCGGCCGCCTCACGGGCGACGCGCTCAAAGCCGTGATCGAAAAAGTATTCGCCGCCGAACCCGGGGCCGTCGAAACGATCAAGAGCGGAGCAGACAAAAAGGGAGCCAAGACAAAATTCCTCCAGGGACTCGTAATGCGCGAAACGCGCGGCAGCGCCGACCCGGCGGAAGTGGCGAAGACGCTCGCGGAGATGCTGAAATAA
- a CDS encoding Asp-tRNA(Asn)/Glu-tRNA(Gln) amidotransferase subunit GatC yields MIKKMEMDKERLSEVLTLSRIGLPEEQYQEVLDRVNDILRLCDKMQELAHEDAAPFEWDVRKAPARRADEPVRWTGRDVFLEEAPVRDGDFFRVPRIIALEDDAEGEE; encoded by the coding sequence ATGATAAAAAAGATGGAAATGGATAAGGAACGGCTGAGCGAGGTGCTGACCCTCTCGCGCATCGGCCTTCCCGAAGAACAGTATCAGGAGGTCCTTGACCGCGTCAACGACATCCTCCGCCTCTGCGACAAGATGCAGGAGCTGGCTCACGAGGACGCGGCTCCCTTTGAGTGGGACGTCAGGAAGGCCCCGGCGCGCCGCGCCGACGAGCCCGTGCGCTGGACGGGGCGCGACGTTTTTCTCGAAGAGGCCCCCGTGCGCGACGGGGACTTCTTCCGCGTGCCGCGCATCATCGCGCTTGAAGACGATGCGGAGGGGGAGGAATAA
- the fusA gene encoding elongation factor G, whose protein sequence is MGTRKPEDIRSIALISHGGAGKTTLNEAFLFDAGLISRMGRVEDKNTVSDFDSEEQKRGISISTSLSTIPYKNKTLYILDTPGFADFVGEQRCAMRVADGALVLVNATAGVEVQTQSVWDFAETFETPAIFFVSKLDRENTDFDNVVADIQENISDRAVPLYLPIGSQLNFKGVVNVLTGKSYMYNGDGSKDYTEGEVPADMADAVAAARETLIERAVEADDELMMRYLDGEELSTDELLGVLRKAVCARSVFPIIPGSGTANIAVPQLMDMIVEYMPSPKDMLNRAALKGEEVVNIPPDENGKFLAFVFKVMVDPYVGKLSFVKVFSGKLTADQSLYNVTEDQEERISSFRFMKGKESTEGKEIILGDIVAIPKLESTIAGDTLGVKGEVLQFRPIKFPKPVYSVAVMPKSRADEDKLGNAITKTLKEDRTLSFVKNPETNDAVLSGMGDMHLDIMLSKIKERYKVDLETRTPKVPYRETIKKKASAQGKHKKQSGGRGQYGDVWFELAPLDKNAGIEFIDRVVGGVVPKNYIPAAEKGLREAAARGFLAGFPATDFSCAIFDGSYHDVDSSEMAFKIAASIAFKKCMEQANPILMEPVMNVEVTVPEDCLGDVMGDFNSRRGRIMGIDSEGKLQIVKAQCPLSEMFRYAIILRSMTSGRGTFSMEYSHYEEVPGDIAKKVIEQAAQERKDEEE, encoded by the coding sequence ATGGGGACACGTAAACCGGAAGACATTCGCAGTATCGCACTCATTTCACACGGAGGCGCGGGAAAGACCACACTGAACGAGGCATTCCTCTTCGATGCAGGATTGATTTCGCGCATGGGCAGGGTTGAGGACAAGAACACAGTTTCCGACTTTGACTCGGAGGAACAGAAACGCGGCATTTCTATCAGTACGTCTCTTTCCACGATTCCGTATAAGAATAAGACCTTATATATACTGGATACACCGGGCTTTGCCGACTTCGTAGGCGAGCAGCGCTGCGCGATGCGCGTGGCGGACGGCGCCCTGGTCCTTGTGAACGCCACAGCCGGCGTTGAAGTGCAGACACAGAGCGTATGGGACTTCGCTGAGACATTTGAGACCCCCGCAATATTTTTCGTCAGCAAACTTGACCGTGAAAATACCGACTTTGACAATGTCGTGGCAGATATACAGGAAAATATTTCCGACCGCGCGGTGCCTCTTTACCTGCCGATCGGCAGCCAGCTTAATTTCAAGGGCGTGGTGAACGTCCTTACAGGCAAGTCATATATGTATAATGGCGACGGAAGCAAGGATTATACGGAGGGCGAGGTCCCCGCCGATATGGCCGACGCCGTGGCCGCCGCGCGCGAGACGCTCATCGAGCGCGCCGTCGAGGCCGACGACGAACTGATGATGCGCTACCTCGACGGCGAGGAGCTTTCCACAGATGAACTTCTCGGAGTCCTGCGCAAGGCCGTCTGCGCCCGCTCGGTGTTCCCGATCATTCCCGGCTCGGGTACGGCCAATATAGCGGTGCCGCAGTTGATGGATATGATCGTGGAGTATATGCCGTCGCCGAAGGATATGCTGAACCGCGCGGCGCTCAAGGGCGAAGAGGTCGTCAACATTCCGCCCGACGAGAACGGCAAGTTCCTGGCTTTCGTCTTCAAGGTCATGGTCGACCCCTACGTCGGCAAGCTTTCATTCGTGAAGGTCTTCTCCGGCAAGCTGACCGCCGACCAGAGCCTCTATAACGTCACCGAGGACCAGGAGGAGAGGATCAGCTCCTTCCGCTTCATGAAGGGCAAGGAGAGCACGGAGGGCAAAGAGATCATCCTCGGAGATATCGTCGCCATCCCCAAACTTGAGAGCACGATCGCCGGCGATACGCTCGGCGTCAAGGGAGAGGTGCTCCAGTTCCGTCCGATAAAGTTCCCGAAGCCCGTCTACAGCGTGGCGGTCATGCCGAAGAGCCGCGCCGACGAGGACAAGCTCGGCAACGCGATCACGAAGACGCTCAAAGAGGACCGTACGCTTTCATTCGTCAAAAACCCGGAGACGAACGACGCGGTGCTCTCCGGCATGGGAGACATGCACCTCGACATAATGCTCTCCAAGATCAAGGAGCGCTATAAGGTTGACCTGGAGACACGCACGCCGAAGGTCCCCTACCGCGAAACGATAAAGAAAAAGGCCAGCGCCCAGGGCAAGCATAAGAAGCAGTCCGGCGGCCGCGGGCAGTACGGCGACGTCTGGTTCGAACTCGCGCCGCTCGATAAGAACGCCGGCATCGAGTTCATCGACAGGGTCGTCGGCGGCGTCGTGCCGAAGAACTACATCCCGGCGGCGGAGAAGGGCCTCCGCGAGGCGGCGGCGCGCGGATTCCTCGCGGGATTCCCCGCGACGGACTTCTCATGCGCGATCTTCGACGGCTCATACCATGATGTGGACTCTTCGGAAATGGCCTTCAAGATCGCGGCCTCCATCGCCTTCAAGAAATGCATGGAGCAGGCGAACCCGATCCTCATGGAGCCGGTGATGAACGTCGAAGTCACCGTCCCAGAGGACTGCCTCGGAGACGTCATGGGCGACTTCAACAGCCGCCGCGGACGCATCATGGGCATCGACAGCGAGGGCAAACTCCAGATAGTCAAGGCCCAGTGCCCGCTTTCCGAGATGTTCCGCTACGCGATAATCCTCCGCTCCATGACCTCGGGACGCGGCACCTTCTCGATGGAGTACAGCCATTACGAAGAGGTCCCCGGCGATATCGCGAAGAAGGTCATCGAACAGGCGGCCCAGGAGCGCAAAGACGAAGAAGAGTAG